AGATCTCGTGCTCGCGGCTGGTGGCGCTCTCCTTGGCCCCCGCGGCGCGCGGCGCCAGCAGCGGCCGGATCCCCGCCCAGGTGCTCACCACGTCGGCCGTCGTCAGCCGCGCGTTGGGGAACACGGAGTTGGCGGATTTCACCAGGTACTCCACGTCTGCCGCGTCGGCGCGCACGTCGCCCGGTGAGCCGGCGTAGTCGGTGTCCGTCGTCCCCACGTAGGTGAAGTCGCCCCACGGCAGCACAAACATCACCCGCCCGTCGATGGGCGACTGGAAGGTGATGGCGCGCCGGTTCCCGATCCGCGCCCGCTCCACCAGGATGTGCACACCCTTGGTGGGCCGCAGCCGCGGCTTCGCGGCGGGGTCGGCCAGCCGGCGCACGGCGTCGCTCCACGGCCCGGTGGCGTTCAGCGTCACCCGCGCGCGCACCTCCGTCTCCGCGCCCGTAAGCCGGTCGCGAACCCGCGCTCCTCGGACTCCCTTCCCTTCGTTCAGGAAGCGGACGACCTCCGCATGCGGGACCACGGCGGCGCCGGACTCGTGCGCGCCGCGGGCGTTGGCCAGGGTGAGGCGCGCGTCGTCGACCGCCGCGTCGTAGTACATCGCCGCGCCCGCCAGCCCGTCGCGCCTGAGCTCCGGCTCCTCCTTCGCCAGGTCGTCCTTCGAGAGGATGCGGTGCCCGCGGATGTTGCGGAAGAGGGCAAGCGCGTCGTACAGCCACATCCCCGCCCACAGCATCAGGAAGGGCGTGGGGCCACCGCGGTAGACGGGAAAGACGAAGGGCAGGGGATGCACGAGATGCGGCGCCAGCTCCAGGAGCCGGCGCCGCTCTGCGCTCGCCTCGAACACGAGGCCGAAGTCGTACGTCTCCAGGTATCGCAGCCCGCCGTGGACCAGCCGCGACGACCGGCTGCTCGTCCCCGTCCCGAAATCCCCCGCATCCACGATCGCGACGTTGAGTCCCCGTCCCGCCGCGTCGCGCGCCGCCGCCGCGCCGGTGATCCCCCCGCCGACGACCAGCAGGTCCCACTCCTCGCGCCCGAGCGCGTCCCAGTGGTCCGCCCGCGCCGCGGCCGAGAAGTCGCCCGCCGTCATCGCGCCCGCGCCGGGAGCGGAGTCATCGGGAGGATCGTACTCCCGTGCTTTCGTACGTTCGTACTCCCACGCTCAGGCGGCCACGTCGGTAAAGCCCAGCGCGCGCAGCAGCGACGAGAACGACACGTCGCTGTGCGAGAGGACGAACACGCCCTCGAAGGTGGTGTCCAGGAAGGAGAAGTCGGTCTCGATCATCAGCCCGCTCACGTGGTGGGCCAGGTCGGCGCGCCCGCCCTCGTGCAGCTCGGGGGTGCCGATCATCACGCCCTTGCCCAGGAAGGTGCCCAGCACGCCCACGTAGGCGGCGCAGACGATGTTCCCCATCTCGCTCAGCGCGCTCTGCTCCAGCGGGCCGATGGAGTCGCTGGGCTGGCGGCGCAGCATCAGCGACACCATGCGCAGCGCCGTGTCGCGCGCCAGGATCAGACTCGCGCGCTCGCCGCCGCTCTCGGTCACGCCGATGATGGGCACGGCGACCACGACGAGCGGCCCGCTCCCGGGCAGCTCCTGCGCCACCTCCGCGTCGCCGCTGGCGAACTGGATGCGGGGGACGGAGATCATCACCCGCAGCCCGGTGAGCGCCGACAGGTTGGTGGCGGCGTGGCCTGCGCCGATGTTCACCACCTCGCGGATGGCGTCGAGCTGCTTGGGGGTAACGGGCGTCTGCGTCATCACACTCGGGTCCGGCACTCGGGCAGATAGGTGGAGACGGAAAACCGTCGTCGTTCGATCTCGATCACGGTCGCGCGTCCAAGCCGGCGCGCCCGCCGCTGCACGATGCGCGCCCCGCGACCGGTGAATGAAATTCACCGGCAACAACCGCACAAAGTCCCTGCGGGACTGCGCCCCGGCATCGGCGCGCGGGGGATACCTCATCACTACCGCCCAACAATCTTTCCCAGCACCTCGTCGGGTTTGCCGCCAAGAGGCAAGGCAGCAGTCCCGCAGGGACTTTGTGCCGTCGTTGCCCCCGAATTCTATTCGGGGCGCTTCACAGCCGCGGCGTCGTCACCCCGATCTGCCCCTGGTACTTCCCCTTCCGGTCGGCGTAGCTCACGTCCGGCGGCGTGTCGCTCTCGAAGAAGATCACCTGCGCGATCCCCTCGTTCGCGTAGATCTTGGCGGGGAGCGGCGTGGTGTTGCTGATCTCCAGCGTCACGTACCCCTCCCACTCCGGCTCGAAGGGTGTAACATTTGTAATTATCCCACACCTCGCGTAAGTCGATTTTCCGACGCAAAGTGTGATTACGTTCCGGGGGATACGAAAGTACTCCACCGATCTCGCAAGGGCAAACGAGTTCGGGGGGACGATGCAGACATCGCCTTCGAATGGCACGAAAGACTTGTCGCTGAACGCCTTGGGGTCGACGATGGCGTTGTTGACGTTGGTGAAGATCTTGAACTCGCTGGCCACCCGCATGTCGTAGCCGTAGCTCGACACTCCGTAGCTGATGGTTCCTCCGCGCACCTGCGCGTCCTCGAACGGCTCGATCATCCCGTGCTCGCGGGCCATCCGGCGGATCCAGCTGTCGGGCCTGATGCTCATGGGGGAACGAGACTTGAAGGCGGCGGGAGAGCCTGGCCGGACGGGGCGAACGGAACCCGTACGCGGGGGTATCCGCACGCACTCCGGGAAGCCGGGAACGAGCGGCCAACGTACGCGCGCGGACAGGCCCCAGCAAGCCCCGCCGCTGCTTGACACTGCTCGCGCGCGGGCAGTATCTTGGCCCGGCTCCTGACAAGTGAAGGATTTCACAAACTCGCGACCGAACCGAGGTCCGGCAACGATGCTCCGTCCGTATCTGCCCGTGCTGATCCTGCTCGCGCTGAGCATCGCGCAGGCGATCGGAATGGTCATCCTGTCGAACGTGCTGAGCCCGGGGAAGCAGACCAAGGTCAAGGCTTCGCCGTACGAAAGCGGCATCACCCCGCTGGGCAGCACGCGCGAGCGTTTTTCGGTCAAGTTCTACGTCGTGGCGATCCTCTTCATCGTGTTCGACGTGGAAACGGTCTTCCTCCTCCCCTGGGCCGTGTCGGCCCGGGCGCTGGGGTGGGGAGGCTTCGCCGCCGCGATGGTGTTCATCTTCATCCTCACGGTGGGGCTGGTCTACGAGTGGAAGAAGGGAGCGCTGGAATGGGATTGAACGACATGCAGCCGATAGAGAAGAAGGGCCCGGACGCGCCCGCGGTGCACACCGGCGCGCCGGGCTCGGTGCAGAAGGAAGCGGCCGACGCCGGCCTCGCGCAGGGCGGGCTGTTCACCGGCCAGCCCAGCTTCCTCACCACCAAGCTGGAGTCGGTGGTGAACTGGGCGCGCACGAACTCGCTGTGGCCCATGCCCTTCGGCACGGCGTGCTGCGCCATCGAGATGATGGCCACCGCGGCCACCCGCTACGACCTGGCGCGCTTCGGGATGGAGCGGATGAGCTTCAGCCCGCGGCAGGCCGACCTGCTGATCTGCGCGGGGCGGGTGAGCTACAAGATGGCGCCGGTGCTGAAGAAGATCTGGGAGCAGATGCCCAGCCCCAAGTGGTGCATCTCCATGGGCGCCTGCGCCAGCAGCGGCGGCGTGTTCGACGTGTACAGCATGGTGCAGGGGATCGACACCATCATCCCCGTGGACGTATACGTGCCGGGGTGCCCGCCGCGCCCCGAGGGACTGATCTACGGCATCCTGCTGGTGCAGGAGAAGATCCGGAACTCGGCGCCCACCAGCGAGGACGAGTGGAACGCGGTGGACCAGCTCCCCGAGACCGGCTCGTACCTGCCGAAGGAAGTGGTCGAGGCCATCACCGCCCCGTTCGGCAACTCCACGAACCAGAACCGCTCGAGCGGGCTGGTGAGCACGGGCGCGGTCGTACGGGTTTCGGATCGAAGGCCATAACTGAAGTCCTAAGTGCTAAGTCCTTAGTGCTAAGTGAAAAAGCACTTGGGACTTAGGACTCAGGACTTAGGACTATCCCGGGTTAGATGAGCGAAAGCGATTCGTTCAGGAAAGGCCTCGAAGGCCTCGACCAGGGCCCCCGCCCCTCGGATGCCGGCGACGACGCCACGCCTCCGCAGGCGGGCGCCCTGCCGCCGCACCCCAGCGTCGACGCGCTCCGCCAGCGCTTCGGCGACGCGGTGCTGCGCCACGAGGTGGTGGCGGGAGACGAGCACATCGTGTACGTGCCCGCGGCGCGGAACCTGGAGATCCTGGGGTGGCTGAAGGACGAGCCGGCCCACCGCTACGACTTCCTGCAGGACCTCACCGCCGTGGACTACGGCGGCGGGCGGGAGATCCAGGTGGTATACCAGCTCTGGTCCATCCCCAACCGGCTGAACCTGCGGGTGAAGTGCGAGCTGCCGCTGCAGGCGCTGGAGATCGACAGCGTGTTCCACCTCTGGCGCGCCTCCGACTGGCTGGAGCGCGAGGTGTACGACATGTTCGGCGTGGTCTTCCGCGGCCACCCGGACCTGCGCCGCATCCTGATGCCGTACAACTACGCCGAGGGGCACCCGCTGCGGAAGGACTTCCCGCTGCGCGGCCGCTTCTCGCGCGCCGAGCAGACCCGCCGCGCGCTGGCGATGAAGACCGAAGACCACTACTCGCCGATGGAGCTGGAGATCGCCCACGTGCTGGGGCAGAGCGTGCCCGACCCGTTCGACCAGGGCGAGGCCGGCGGATCTCCGCAGGGACAGTTCGGCGGAATGGGAGGGGCAGGCTGAGATGGCGCTCCGCAGACTGATCTACAACGTCACGCGCAACCCCGAGATGGCCCCCGGCGGCAGCCTGGTGCACGCGCCCATCGTCCCGCACGAGGGCGAGGCGTACGAGGTGCACGAGGACATCGCCGGCGAGCACATGCTCATCAACATCGGCCCGCAGCACCCGGCCACGCACGGCGTGCTGCGCCTGGTGCTGGAGCTGGACGGCGAGACGGTGGTGCGCTGCATCCCGCACATCGGCTACCTGCACTCGTCGTTCGAGAAGCTGGGCGAGTACCGCGACTGGAACCAGATCGTCCCGCTCACCGACCGCATGGACTACCTGGCGCCGCTGATCTACAACTGCGCCTACGCCATGGCGGTCGAGAAGCTGATGGGGATCACCGTCACCGAGCGCTGCAAGGTGGTGCGCGTCATCTGCATGGAGCTGGACCGCATCTTCAGCCACCTGCTCTGGCTGGGAACCACGGCCATCGACCTGGGCGCCTTCACCGTCTTCCTCTACACCTTCCAGCAGCGCGAGAAGATCTACGACCTGCACGAGCGCTTCACCGGCGCCCGCATCACCACCTCCAGCACGCGCATCGGGGGGATGATGGCCGACCTGCCGGCGGGGTGGATCGCGCAGCTGAACGAGTTCCTCGACAACTTCCTCCCCGTCGTGGACGAGGTGGAGACGCTGCTGACCAACAACGCCATCTGGGTGGGCCGGACGCAGGGCGTGGGCTCCATCAGCGGCGAGGACGCGGTGAACTGGGGGCTCAGCGGCCCCAACCTCCGCGCGTCGGGCGTCAGCTACGACGTGCGCAAGGACCGGCCGTACTACGACTACGAGACGTACGACTTCGACGTGCCCGTGGGCGAGCACGGCGACATCTATGACCGCTACCTCTGCCGGATGGAGGAGATGCGGCAGAGCGTGCGCATCCTCCGCCAGGCCATCGACCGCCTTCCCAGCGGCTCCATCAACGTGGACGACCCGCGCGTCATCCTTCCGCCCAAGACGGCGGCGATGAACGACATGGAGAGCATGATCCACCACTTCAAGGTGGTGATGGAGGGCGTGCGCGCTCCGGTGGGCGAGAGCTGGTTCAGCGTGGAGTCGTCGAAGGGCGAGCTGGGGATGTACGTGGTGAGCGACGGCGGCGCGAAGCCCGTCCGCTGGCGGGTGCGCGGGCCCAGCTTCATCAACATCGCGGCCATCCCGCACATGATCGAGGGGGCGCTGCTCTCCGACGTGATCGCGGTGAACGCGTCGCTCGACATCGTGCTGGGAGAGATCGACCGATGAGCGCCCCGAAGGCAGGGCAGCCCGACTCGCCGCCGTCCTCCTGGCCCGAGGCGAAGCAGAACCCCGGCTGGGCGGGCGACACCGGCGAGTTCGCGCAGCTCAGCGAGGCGGACGTGCGCGGCAACGCCTACGTGGGAGTGCGCCCGAAGGACGGCGGCCTCCCGGTGGTCGCCGGCTCGATGCCGTACCAGATCGCGGAGAAGGACCCCGAGGCGCCGATCTTCGTGGGGCCGTATGAGGAGCGCCTGCAGAAGATCCTGGGCGAGTACCCGGACCGGCAGAACGCGCTTCTCCCGGCGCTGCACATGGCGCACGAGATCCGCGGCTACCTGAGCCCGGCGACGATGGACGAGGTGGCGGAGCGGCTGGAGCTGGCGCCGGCGTACGTGCGCGGCGTGGCCAGCTTCTACACCATGTACAACCTGGGCCCGGTGGGGAAGTACCTGATCCAGGTGTGCACCAACATCTCCTGCAATCTGTGCGGGGGCGACGCGGTGTTCGAGGCGTTCCTGAAGCACACCGGCACCGAGGCGGGCGAGACCAGCGCCAACGGCCTGTGGACGGTGATGGAGGTGGAGTGCCTGGGCGCCTGCGGCTTCCCCACGGCGGTGCAGGTGAACGAGCGGTACCTGGAGAACGTCCGGCCCGAGAACGTGCCGGACATCCTGGCGATGCTGACGTAGGGAAGGAAAAGAAGTCCTGAGTCCCAAGTCCTAAGTCCCAAGTTGGACGGCGAGCAGATCACTCAGGACTCAGGGCTTGGGACTTGGGACTTGGGACTTAGGACTTAGGACTTAGGACTTAGGACTTAGGACTTAGGACTTAGGACTTAGGACTTAGGACTTAGGACTTAGGACTTAGGACTTAGGACTTAGGACTTAGGACTTAGGACTTAGGACCTAGGTGCCGGTTACCCGAAGCGAAACCCGATGGCGTATCCATACACGCACCCGAAAGAAGTCCGCATCCTTTCCCGCTACTTCGGCGACCCCGAGGCGCGGACGCTGAAGGGGTGGGAGCAGCGCGGCGGATACCAGGCGCTCCGCAAGGCGCTGGCGACTCCGCGCGAGGAGATCGTCAACACCGTGAAGGCGTCGGGGCTGCGCGGCCGCGGCGGCGCGGGCTTCCCCACGGGGCTGAAGTGGAGCTTCATGCCCAAGAAGGTGCCCGGCACGCCGCACTACCTGGTCTGCAACGCCGACGAGAGCGAGCCCGGCACCTTCAAGGACCGCGAGCTCATGCGGTGGACGCCGCACGCGCTGGTGGAAGGATGCGTCATCGGCGCGTACGCCATCAACGCCGAGCGCGCCTACATCTACGTGCGCGGCGAGTTCTTCGAGGCCGCGCAGATCATGGCGAAGGCCATCGAGGAGGCCTACGCCGCCGGCTACGTGGGGAAGAACATCCTGGGGACGGGGATCGACATCGACGTGGTCCTCTCCATCGGCGCGGGCGCCTACATCTGCGGCGAGGAGACGGGGCTGCTGAACTCGCTGGAGGGCCGCCGCGGCGAGCCCCGCGTGAAGCCGCCCTACCCGGCCATCGCCGGCGCCTTCGGCAAGCCCACGGCGGTGAACAACGTGGAGAGCCTGATCGCCGCCGCGCACATCGTGCAGAACGGCGCCGACTGGTACAAGCAGTGGGGCACGGAGAAGTCGGTGGGCACCAAGCTCTTCTGCGTCTCGGGGCACGTGAAGCGCCCCGGGAACTACGAGGTGCCGCTGGGCTTCAACTTCAAGGAGTTCATCTACGACGTCTGCGGCGGCACCCCCGACGGGCGGCCGATCAAGGCGGTGATCCCGGGCGGCAGCTCCGTCCCCATCCTCACCGCCGACGAGCTGGACATCGGGATGGACTACGAGGCCATGGCCGCCGCGGGGACGATGCTCGGCTGCGGCTCGGTCATCGTCATGGACGAGACGACGAACGTGGTGAAGCAGGTGCGGCGGATGGTGGACTTCTACGCCCACGAGAGCTGCGGGCAATGCACCCCCTGCCGCGAGGGCACCGCGTGGGCCGCCAAGATCCTGCGCCGCATCGAGCAGGGACGCGGCGTGCCCGAGGACATCGACACGCTGCTGCAGATCTCCGACAACATGAGCGGGAAGACGATCTGCGTGCTGAGCGACGCCGCCGCGGCGCCCATCACCAGCAGCATCCAGAAGTTCCGGGGTGATTACGAGGCGCTGATGGCGAAGGAGCCCGCGCTGGCCGGGGCGGGGATGACCGGCGCCGAGCCCGGCTCCGTCCGCTAGACCGAACTGGAGAGGTAATCGGCGATGGCCGACGCGAACCCGACCGCCGAGACGGTCCACATCACCATCGACGGCATGGAGCTGGACGTGCCCAAGGGCACGCGCATCCTCGATGCCGCGGCGATGGCGGGGGTGGACGTCCCGCACTACTGCTACCACCCGGGGCTCACCGCCCCGGCGCAGTGCCGCATGTGCCTGGTGGAGATCGAGAAGGTGCCCAAGCTGCAGCCCGCCTGCGTGGCGACCGTGGCCGACGGCAACGTGATCCACACGCAGAGCGAGAAGGCGCTCGAGGCCCGGCAGGGCGTGCTGGAGTTCTACCTGGTGAACCACCCGCTCGACTGCCCGGTCTGCGACCAGAGCGGCGAGTGCAAGCTGCAGGACTACACCAGCGCCGAGGGGCGCGCGATGGGGCGCTCGCTCGAGCCCAAGCGCGTGCTGGGGCGCGACGACTTCGGCGGCGACGTGCTGTTCTACGCCGACCGCTGCGTGATGTGCACCCGCTGCGTGCGCTTCATGCGCGAGGTCGCGCAGGACGAGCGCCTGGCGGTGGTGCAGCGCGGGCACCGCAACGTCATCGACACCTTCTTCGACGAGGGGCTGGAGGGGAACCTCTGGGCCGACAACATCGTCGACATCTGCCCGGTGGGCGCGCTGGTCTCCAAGGACTTCCTGCACAAGGCGCGGGCCTGGGATCTCGATCGAAATCCCTCGATCTGCCCCAACTGCAGCCAGGGGTGCAACGTCCGCCTGGAAACGCGCGACAACCAGGTGATGCGCATCAAGCCGCGCCCCAACCCGGAAGTGAACGCGCACTGGATGTGCGACTACGGCCGGCTGAACTACGAGTGGATCAACCGCGGCGCGCGCATCGAGGCGCCGATGGTGAAGGAGGGAGACCGGTTCGTCGCCCTCTCCTGGTCTGACGCGCTGAAGCGGCTGGCCGCGGCGCTGAAGGAGGCCGCGGGCGGCGAGGCGCGCGCCGTCGTGTCGCCCTTCATGGCCAACGAGGACATGGGGCTGCTGCGCCGGGTGATGGACGCCACCGGCGGCGGCACCGGCGTCTACCGCTGCCCCACGGGCGAGGAAGTCGTCCTCCCCGGCTTCCCCACGCTGGCGCTCAGGACCGACCGCGCGGCCAACTCCAACGGCGCGGACGTGCTCGGCTTCAACCGCGTGGGCGACCGCGAGGGGCTGGGCGGGCTGGAGCAGTCGGCCGCGCACGGCGGCGTGCTCTGGGTGCTGGGCGACGAGCTGACGGACGCGCCGGAGACGTTCGGGCAGGACGCCAGCGTGTACGTCTACGTGGGCCACTTCCTTTCCCCCGCGGCGCGCAACGCCCACTTCGTGCTTCCCGCGACCACGTTCGCGGAGATGGAGGGGACGTTCACCAACGTGCAGAAGCGGGTGCAGCGCTTCTGGCCCGCGCTGCAGGCGCCGGGGATGTCGCGCCCGGCGTGGCAGATCCTGGGCGTGCTGCTGGCCGGGATCAGCGACGCCGCGCCCGCCGCCACCGCGGCCGACGCCTTCGCGGCGCTGGCCGGCGTGCGCCCCGAGTTCGGCGCGCTGCAGTGGGCCGAGCTGGGGCAGCAGGGCGCGCCGCTCCCCAGCTTCGCCGAAGCGGGCGACTGAAGCTGACGACCTGACCCGCCGTCCGTGGGGACGGCGGGGGAACGAAATCGCGAGACAAGGACGGACGAGTCCGCCGATGCAGGCAACCATACCGACGTACCACGAGATCGCCGGCCCCGCGTACTACTGGATCACCATCATCAAGGTGCTGGTGGTGTTCGTGGCGGTGCTGGTCATCGTGGCCATGCTCACGCTGATGGAGCGCAAGGTGAGCGCGTGGATGCAGGACCGCCTGGGCCCCAACCGCGTGGGCCCCGGCGGCCTTCTCCAGCCCGCGGCAGACGGGCTGAAGAACATCCTGAAGGAGGAGACCAACCCGGCCGAGGCCAACCGGGTGTTCTTCACCCTGGCGCCCATGCTCTCCATCATCCCCGCGATGGTCACCTTCGCGGTGATCCCCTTCGCCAGCCCGCTGCCCACGCGGTGGGGGGTGGTGCCCATGATCATCGCCGACCTCCCGGTGGGGATCCTCTTCCTCCTCGCCTTCAGCTCGCTGGGCGTCTACGGGATCGTGATCGCGGGGTGGGCCAGCTACAACAAGTACGCCCTTCTCGGCGGGCTCCGCGCGGGCGCGCAGATGATCTCGTACGAGATCGCGCTGGGCCTGTCGCTGATGTCCGTCTTCATGGTCACGGGGAACGTCTCGCTCAGCGAGATCGTGTGGAAGCAGCAGCAGATGCACTTCTGGTTCATCGTGCCGCTGGCCGTCTCCTTCTTCTTCTTCTGGATCAGCTGCTTCGCCGAGACCAACCGGCTGCCGTTCGACCTTCCCGAGGCCGAGAGCGAGCTGGTGACCGGCTACCACACCGAGTACAGCGCGATGAAGTTCTCCATGTTCTTCATCGCCGAGTACTCGCACGTGCTGACCGTGTCGATGCTGATGGCCACGCTCTTCCTGGGCGGGTGGGACATCCCCGTCTGGCAGGGCGACAACATGTACGGCGTGCTGAACGGCGCCTGGGTGGGCCACGCGCCGCACTGGTGGATCACGCTGCTCACGCTCGTCGCCTTCAGCGCGAAGACCTTCCTGTTCATCCTGGTGTTCATGCTGGTGCGCTGGACGGTGCCGCGCTTCCGCTACGACCAGGTGATGGACCTGGGGTGGAAGATCATGCTCCCGGCCGCGCTCTTCGCCGTCGTCGTCACGGCCGCGGCGGTGCTGGCGCTGGACAGCTTCGGCGTGGAGTACGGGTGGAAATGGGGGGTCGCGCTCTCGGCGGTGAACCTGCCGATGCTGGCGATCGTGGTGTGGGTGATGGACAAGGGACACACGCTCACCGGCACCGGGGCCATGGAAGAGAAGCGCCGCGTCGCCCGCGAGGCGGCGCGCGCCCGGGCGCAGGCGCGCCGGGTGCCGGTGGTGGCCAACGCCCAGCAGGTGCGCTGAAGATGGCGATCAACGTAAAGGTGATGAAGCGGTCCGCCGGCAAGAGCAGCTACATGCGGGCCACGCTGAAGGGGATGTCGCTGACCTTCCGCCACATGGCAAAGTCGGCCGGCGACCGCAGCGAGTTGACCATCCAGTACCCGGACGTGAAGAAGGAGCTCAGTCCGCGCTGGCGGGGGACGCACGTGATGGAGCAGCACGAGGACGGGCGCCCCAAGTGCGTGGCGTGCGGCCTGTGCCCCACCATCTGCCCCGCCAACTGCATCAAGCTGGTGCCGGGCGAGGACGACCAGGGGAACCGCTACCCCATCGTCTACGAGATCGACGAGTTCCGCTGCATCTTCTGCGGGATGTGCCAGGAGGTGTGCCCGGTGGAGGCCATCCACGTGGGCAACCACTACGAGAACGCCGAGTTCACGCGCCACAACTTCGTGTACGACCTGGACCGGCTGATGGCGCAGACGCATCCGGTGACGCTGCTGTGGGACCCGAGCGATCCGGCGGGGGAGTGAAGAAGTGCGGGAGTGCGTGAGTGCGGAAGTGCGGGAGTGAGGGAAGTACGAAAGTACGGGGAGTACGGAAGTACGAAACGGCGGGCGGGAGGATGGGGAGATTCGATCCTCGTCGCCACCCGATGGCGGTTGTCGGTGCGGTGATTTTCATTTCGCCCCGGGCGGGAGTGGGGCGGGGACGCGGTGGGGCTGAGCCACCCGACGGGATGCGATGATCATCCAGATATTTTTCTTCTTCTTCGCGGCGTGCGCGGCGGGGAGCGCGCTGGCCATGGTGACCCGGAAGAACCCGGTCGC
This genomic interval from Longimicrobium sp. contains the following:
- the glpD gene encoding glycerol-3-phosphate dehydrogenase → MTAGDFSAAARADHWDALGREEWDLLVVGGGITGAAAARDAAGRGLNVAIVDAGDFGTGTSSRSSRLVHGGLRYLETYDFGLVFEASAERRRLLELAPHLVHPLPFVFPVYRGGPTPFLMLWAGMWLYDALALFRNIRGHRILSKDDLAKEEPELRRDGLAGAAMYYDAAVDDARLTLANARGAHESGAAVVPHAEVVRFLNEGKGVRGARVRDRLTGAETEVRARVTLNATGPWSDAVRRLADPAAKPRLRPTKGVHILVERARIGNRRAITFQSPIDGRVMFVLPWGDFTYVGTTDTDYAGSPGDVRADAADVEYLVKSANSVFPNARLTTADVVSTWAGIRPLLAPRAAGAKESATSREHEIWWDRSGLLSIAGGKLTTYRVMAEQVVDRATRRLRDDYKVESGISPTEDLPLPGAPHEPWDDFAARIERDAAALGIDATAAKHLARAYGEDAEMLIDSIRADRALGERIVPRFPYLWAEVPHAVRHEMAMTLDDLLVRRLHLFYEARDGGLSVAHQLAERMAREPGIGWDAAETGRQVERYRAAVEATRGFGTGAGG
- a CDS encoding chemotaxis protein CheC; the encoded protein is MTQTPVTPKQLDAIREVVNIGAGHAATNLSALTGLRVMISVPRIQFASGDAEVAQELPGSGPLVVVAVPIIGVTESGGERASLILARDTALRMVSLMLRRQPSDSIGPLEQSALSEMGNIVCAAYVGVLGTFLGKGVMIGTPELHEGGRADLAHHVSGLMIETDFSFLDTTFEGVFVLSHSDVSFSSLLRALGFTDVAA
- the dcd gene encoding dCTP deaminase encodes the protein MSIRPDSWIRRMAREHGMIEPFEDAQVRGGTISYGVSSYGYDMRVASEFKIFTNVNNAIVDPKAFSDKSFVPFEGDVCIVPPNSFALARSVEYFRIPRNVITLCVGKSTYARCGIITNVTPFEPEWEGYVTLEISNTTPLPAKIYANEGIAQVIFFESDTPPDVSYADRKGKYQGQIGVTTPRL
- a CDS encoding NADH-quinone oxidoreductase subunit A, which codes for MLRPYLPVLILLALSIAQAIGMVILSNVLSPGKQTKVKASPYESGITPLGSTRERFSVKFYVVAILFIVFDVETVFLLPWAVSARALGWGGFAAAMVFIFILTVGLVYEWKKGALEWD
- a CDS encoding NADH-quinone oxidoreductase subunit B, coding for MFTGQPSFLTTKLESVVNWARTNSLWPMPFGTACCAIEMMATAATRYDLARFGMERMSFSPRQADLLICAGRVSYKMAPVLKKIWEQMPSPKWCISMGACASSGGVFDVYSMVQGIDTIIPVDVYVPGCPPRPEGLIYGILLVQEKIRNSAPTSEDEWNAVDQLPETGSYLPKEVVEAITAPFGNSTNQNRSSGLVSTGAVVRVSDRRP
- the nuoD gene encoding NADH dehydrogenase (quinone) subunit D, producing the protein MALRRLIYNVTRNPEMAPGGSLVHAPIVPHEGEAYEVHEDIAGEHMLINIGPQHPATHGVLRLVLELDGETVVRCIPHIGYLHSSFEKLGEYRDWNQIVPLTDRMDYLAPLIYNCAYAMAVEKLMGITVTERCKVVRVICMELDRIFSHLLWLGTTAIDLGAFTVFLYTFQQREKIYDLHERFTGARITTSSTRIGGMMADLPAGWIAQLNEFLDNFLPVVDEVETLLTNNAIWVGRTQGVGSISGEDAVNWGLSGPNLRASGVSYDVRKDRPYYDYETYDFDVPVGEHGDIYDRYLCRMEEMRQSVRILRQAIDRLPSGSINVDDPRVILPPKTAAMNDMESMIHHFKVVMEGVRAPVGESWFSVESSKGELGMYVVSDGGAKPVRWRVRGPSFINIAAIPHMIEGALLSDVIAVNASLDIVLGEIDR
- a CDS encoding NAD(P)H-dependent oxidoreductase subunit E, giving the protein MSAPKAGQPDSPPSSWPEAKQNPGWAGDTGEFAQLSEADVRGNAYVGVRPKDGGLPVVAGSMPYQIAEKDPEAPIFVGPYEERLQKILGEYPDRQNALLPALHMAHEIRGYLSPATMDEVAERLELAPAYVRGVASFYTMYNLGPVGKYLIQVCTNISCNLCGGDAVFEAFLKHTGTEAGETSANGLWTVMEVECLGACGFPTAVQVNERYLENVRPENVPDILAMLT
- the nuoF gene encoding NADH-quinone oxidoreductase subunit NuoF, which encodes MAYPYTHPKEVRILSRYFGDPEARTLKGWEQRGGYQALRKALATPREEIVNTVKASGLRGRGGAGFPTGLKWSFMPKKVPGTPHYLVCNADESEPGTFKDRELMRWTPHALVEGCVIGAYAINAERAYIYVRGEFFEAAQIMAKAIEEAYAAGYVGKNILGTGIDIDVVLSIGAGAYICGEETGLLNSLEGRRGEPRVKPPYPAIAGAFGKPTAVNNVESLIAAAHIVQNGADWYKQWGTEKSVGTKLFCVSGHVKRPGNYEVPLGFNFKEFIYDVCGGTPDGRPIKAVIPGGSSVPILTADELDIGMDYEAMAAAGTMLGCGSVIVMDETTNVVKQVRRMVDFYAHESCGQCTPCREGTAWAAKILRRIEQGRGVPEDIDTLLQISDNMSGKTICVLSDAAAAPITSSIQKFRGDYEALMAKEPALAGAGMTGAEPGSVR
- a CDS encoding molybdopterin-dependent oxidoreductase, which codes for MADANPTAETVHITIDGMELDVPKGTRILDAAAMAGVDVPHYCYHPGLTAPAQCRMCLVEIEKVPKLQPACVATVADGNVIHTQSEKALEARQGVLEFYLVNHPLDCPVCDQSGECKLQDYTSAEGRAMGRSLEPKRVLGRDDFGGDVLFYADRCVMCTRCVRFMREVAQDERLAVVQRGHRNVIDTFFDEGLEGNLWADNIVDICPVGALVSKDFLHKARAWDLDRNPSICPNCSQGCNVRLETRDNQVMRIKPRPNPEVNAHWMCDYGRLNYEWINRGARIEAPMVKEGDRFVALSWSDALKRLAAALKEAAGGEARAVVSPFMANEDMGLLRRVMDATGGGTGVYRCPTGEEVVLPGFPTLALRTDRAANSNGADVLGFNRVGDREGLGGLEQSAAHGGVLWVLGDELTDAPETFGQDASVYVYVGHFLSPAARNAHFVLPATTFAEMEGTFTNVQKRVQRFWPALQAPGMSRPAWQILGVLLAGISDAAPAATAADAFAALAGVRPEFGALQWAELGQQGAPLPSFAEAGD